The Lutibacter sp. Hel_I_33_5 genome has a window encoding:
- a CDS encoding RNA polymerase sigma factor yields MSNDFYTSSILPYSGIIIKICRAYTDTQEDFEDFYQEVCLQIWKSRNAFQEKSKWSTWIYRITLNICLTLSKKKNRKIKREELIKEKSESNLAFENENLNLLYEAIKKLSNVDRAIILLHLEENPYQEIANILGTSSNNIAVRINRIKKQLKIILDGKIN; encoded by the coding sequence TTGAGTAACGATTTTTACACATCATCAATTTTACCATATTCAGGTATTATAATTAAAATCTGCAGAGCCTATACAGATACTCAAGAAGATTTTGAAGATTTTTATCAAGAGGTTTGCTTACAAATTTGGAAAAGTAGAAATGCTTTTCAAGAAAAATCTAAATGGAGTACATGGATATATAGAATTACATTAAATATTTGTTTAACACTTTCTAAGAAAAAGAATAGAAAAATTAAAAGAGAAGAACTTATTAAAGAAAAATCTGAATCTAATCTAGCTTTTGAGAATGAAAACTTAAATTTATTGTATGAAGCAATTAAAAAATTATCTAATGTTGACAGAGCTATAATTTTATTGCACTTAGAAGAAAATCCTTATCAAGAAATAGCAAATATATTAGGAACAAGCTCTAATAACATTGCTGTTCGAATTAATAGAATAAAAAAACAATTAAAAATAATATTAGATGGAAAAATCAATTGA